The Fructilactobacillus myrtifloralis genome contains a region encoding:
- a CDS encoding phage holin, LLH family: MSNILQYIDLADLLDPTVLVVFGGIIIKIISPFIKAKHLDQKATNIFNAAKVACTFAAKQTGLDNDQKRMLAEKQLVQWAADHKVKLNKERTAATIEYAYQFLKNGSVIDIKQDNHNVDQDSGLKTGIVQSGSANLPNMDPKFKYQIEQKQGGKN; the protein is encoded by the coding sequence ATGAGTAATATTTTGCAGTACATTGATTTAGCAGATTTATTGGATCCGACCGTATTGGTTGTTTTCGGGGGAATTATTATTAAGATTATTTCACCGTTCATTAAGGCCAAACATCTGGACCAAAAGGCTACAAACATTTTCAATGCGGCCAAAGTAGCTTGCACGTTTGCAGCTAAGCAGACGGGCCTTGATAATGACCAGAAACGGATGCTAGCTGAAAAACAATTAGTACAATGGGCGGCAGATCATAAAGTTAAATTGAACAAAGAACGTACCGCAGCTACTATCGAATACGCTTACCAATTTTTGAAAAACGGGAGCGTTATTGATATCAAGCAAGACAACCACAACGTTGACCAGGATTCGGGATTGAAAACCGGAATCGTTCAGAGCGGTTCTGCTAATTTACCCAACATGGATCCAAAATTTAAATATCAGATTGAACAAAAACAAGGAGGCAAAAACTAA